The region CCTTATGGTAGTGTAGATCACCACAGATGAACGAGCTAACGAGCGAAACGTTTCAAGAAAAGTTGACCGACGTCAACACCTTAGAGGATCTCCTCGAGCGAGTTCTTACTTACCATCCCAATGCTCCCGTTGAAAAAATTAAGCTTGCCTATGAGCTCTCAGAAAAGGCCCATACGGGGCAGTTTCGACGAAGCGGTGAACCTTATATCTTTCACCCCTTAGCCGTGGCAGGAATACTCGCCGACCTTAAACTCGACGCTAGCAGCGTCATTACAGGAATCCTTCACGATACGGTCGAAGACACTCATGTAACGCTAGATGAGATAAAAGAAAAGTTTGGCGAAGATGTCGCCCACCTTGTCGATGGCGTGACAAAGATCTCTCGTATGAGTTTTCGTAACAGCCACGAAAAACAAGGGGAAAACATCCGTAAGATGATTGTTGCCATGGGAAAGGACGTTCGAGTGGTGCTTGTGAAGCTCGCAGACCGGCTCCACAACATGCGAACTCTCAACCATATGCCGCCGGGCAAGCAAACGATCATAGCTCAAGAAACTCTAGATATTTACGCTCCGCTAGCTAACCGCCTAGGTATCAACGAATGGAAAATTGAGCTCGAAGATCTGAGTCTGAGATACCTTAAACCCGACATTTATTACGATCTTGCGCAAAAAGTGATTCGCAAAAAAAAGGAGCGCGAAAAGTACATTGATAAGGTCAAGGGTATATTGATTCAGCAAATGCAGAAAGCCAAAATCAAGTGCGACATACAAGGTCGACCGAAACATCTTTATTCAATATACAAAAAAATGGCGGCAAAAAATCTTGTTTATGAACAAGTGTATGATGTCTTGGCGTTTCGTATTCTTGTCGAATCCCTTGCCCAATGCTACGAGGCATTGGGGATTGTTCATTCACTTTACAAGCCGGTACCTGGCAGATTCAAAGACTTTATTGCAATGGCCAAGCCGAACAATTATCAAAGTCTTCACACTACCATTATCGGACCGGACGCTGAACGCATTGAAATACAAATAAGAACTTATGGTATGCATCTGGTAGCTGAAAGAGGTATTGCCGCCCACTGGAAGTACAAAGAAGGTTACAAGGCAGACGATTCAACAGAGAAGGCCTTTAGTTGGCTTCGTGATTTGGTGTCATCTCATCAGCAGGTTAACGACGCCACTGAGTTTTTGGAAACTCTCAAAGGTGACTTGTTTGATGCTGAAACCTACGTCTTTACTCCAAAGGGAGAGGTAAAAGTATTGCCAGATGGAGCCACTCCAATCGACTTTGCCTACTCCATTCACACAGACGTAGGGCACAGAGTTGTTGGAGCTAAAGTCGATGGCCGAATGGTTCCCCTTCGTTACAAGCTGAGAAACGGAGAAACAATTGAAATCATCACTGGGCCTAAACAGTCGCCCAGCAAGGATTGGTTAAATTTTTGCGTCACATCACGGGCGCAGTCTAAAATTCGCGCCTTCATCCGAAGCAACGAAAGAGATCGCGCCGAAATCCTCGGAAAAGATCTTTTTGATAAGGAGCTCAGACGATTTCATTTTGCTCCTAATAAATTTTATAAAGAGACTGATTTCTCTAAGTTCTTTAAGAACCAAGGGATTCGAACAATTGAAGACATGTTTGTACACATTGGTTACGGAAAACTTTTGCCTGGTAAAGCCCTAGAGCTAATTGTTCCAAACCTACGACAGGACTCGAGCGAACCCAAAGACGAAAAAACTACCTTTCTCGGAAAGGTTATTAAAAGTGCCATCCAGCGTTCTGAGAAAAGTCGCAGTGCCATACTTGTAGATGGCATGAACGATATGCTTGTTAGGTATGCGAAATGTTGCAGCCCAATACCCGGAGATCCCATAGTCGGTTTCATATCACGAGGGCGCGGAGTAACAATCCATCGAACAAATTGTCCAAAAGCCTTTGAACTCGATACGGAAAGACGCATCGATGTAAAGTGGTCTACCAGGTCAGACAATATTCGCACATCACGACTAAGAGTCGTGAGTCTAGATACACCGGGGCTACTTCAATCTATGAGTGAGTGTTTTACTCAGAACGGTATTAATATCAACAATGCGCAGATTCGAACCAACAAAGACCACAAAGCCATTTCCCTGTTTGATGTCTCCGTGAAGGACATTTCTCAAATGACTAAGGTTATCGCTGATTTGCAAAAGATTCGGGGAGTGCTCTCCGTCGATCGAATATAGGATTGCTCTTCCATCCTCTGTCTGTTTATTTCCGTGATCAGCTAAAGACTAAAGTGGTTTTGGGTTGTAATTTTTTCAAATTTATAAAAAACGCCGCCCTTTCCTGGGTCAGTACCTTGCCCTAGGGTAAATTACAGCGTGGCTTGTTTTTTAAAAAGCAAGTTTGACCAGCGATTCTGCTAGCTCAAGGGGGTGCAACATTGATTGGGATAGTTTTTTTTGCAATGTTAGCTTCGGTTGAACTCAGCGCCGAAACTGCCTCGACTAACCCATCGGACATTCCAACCAACAGAATCAGGCACTGCGAAGTATTCGGTTCACCAACAAGGCTTCAGCCCTCAAGACAGGTAATTCCAATCGCTGATGAGTTAGAGTCTGCGATGACTCGAAATGCTCTACCCGATTCTCATGCACAAGTGGGCGCGCCTCTTGGAATATTAGACAGTCACATACGTTCAACAATCGCTAGCCTTTTACTTCGTCGGACTGAACTTAACAAGTTGGTGGAATTGGGTTTGCCTTCGAACTCGAACTCTAACTCCAGTTCCGATGATCCCGACCTCCATTCCAGTTCTGCTGCTTTCGTAATGCCTCCTGTTGATATTTTTACTCCCGATCAATACGAAGTCCGTTTTTTACAAGACACGCTGTTAGATCGCCAAAGAAGGGACCGACTGTCTGATCGTAAGACAAGCGATAGAAAAGAACTGTCGTTTGGTGTTTTGCTAACCTCTCTTAGGCGGAGATTCGAAAAGCTCCCAACTGAAGAGCAAGTTAAGATCGTCACTGAGCTCAATAGTATCACAGCAAAACTAGAGCTAGAAGAATTGCAAGCTTCGAAGTTGAACCAACTGTTTCAAATTAACCACGAGATCGATGGAGTTCTTGACAGAATCCTACCGCCGGGCCAAATGCTCAGTCCTTCACATAGCGATCTGCTTCCGATTGTGATGAATATTGGAAGCCTTGTTCTTAAAGGGGCTCCGTTCTCTAAAGACAAAAACACGAACGCAAACTGGATTTCTGCATGGGGTTCATTGCCAGTATGGTATTCAGATACCATTGAACGATGTATTGATGACAACCCTCCCTCCAACAAATCTCAAGTTCGCCTGACATGGGGGGCTGAAATGGCAGCTGCCGGGGTGGCTCAAGTCCTAGCTGCATTTGCATTTGCCGGTGTGAATGATTACGCAAAGTATGAGAGAGTAAATGCGACTTACCTCGAAGACCTTTCTATCTCCTTGGCATCCTCTACCGTAGGGGGATTCTCTAATGCCTACTTGTTAACTTGGTTTATGGATCCAAAGCGACCAAAGAGTTTCGTGTTTCGCTACGGAATCTTTCAGACGTATGCAGCCGCCTTTACAGCCTTCGAAGCTGGCATTATCACTTTACGTAGATCTCTGCAGCGGGGAGGTTTTGAAAACTTGAACGAGGACGACTACCAAGAAATTCTTGGGAGAGTCGCGTTTTCTACGGCGTTTGCAGCCGCGGGCGGATTGTTTCGCCCCACTTTTATTGAGCCGCTTTTAGGAAAAATCTCCTGCGCAGCTGGCCTAGCTCAAAAACCTATCTACAGAATAGGTTCGTTTTTGTTGCAGTTTGGTTGGGGCGCTTCAATGGCTTTTGCTTACAAATCTGGCCGCGACTGGGCGGCTGGCATCTCTGTAGAAAAGGAACCTCGGCATAAGTACCAGCCACCGAGTGGCAATTAACCCGCGTTAGATAATAGGATGCGAGTAAAATCGCAGAGTGTAGAATAGCCCGCGGAAAATAATAGGTTACGAGCAATATCGCGTACTCGTTTGTGGTTAGAAAGAATATTGCGCACTCAGTTCAACTGCAAAGTAGTTAGCGCGATCAACGTAGTACCTGGGCTCAAGGCGAATAAGAAAACTCCCATAAACTGCAGCTAAACCTAAGTAGCCAACTCCCCCAAGACGGGATTCTTCTAAATCAAGGGCACTTTGAACGATCTCAACCATGAATCGCGAGTAGCTCACTACCGGACCCGCACCAAAGTACCACATACCCTCACGGCCCCAGAAATGTCCTGCGTGATAAGTCATGGCCGCTTCAAATTGAATGATGTATCCCGTCGGAGGCCTTGAGCTGAGAGCCTTGTAGTAATCAGGCGGACTCCAGTAATAAGACAGCTGAGTGTCTAGCCAAAATGGACCACCAAGAAAACCCGGCGAAAAAGTTCCCCTCAGTGCGAGAGGATATATCGTAGACTGATACCTTTGCTGACTGATAATTTCTGCATAGCTTTGATACAAGACTCCTAACCCCAGAAACGTTCCAAAGAAATCTCCCTTGCGAGTTCGCTTCGAGGTTTTCTGCGCACTGTCTTCTTGCTTATTTTCGGAAGCTCCCTGTAAACCGAGCGGTTTCACATCAACATCTGATATATAACCCAAAACACCTTGCTGAAATCTGATTCGATAAAAGGCTACGCCAAACTTCTTACTTGATATTTTTGCTTTCTTTCCGGCCGGAAGATAACCTATCACTTCTGAATCAAAGTTGGCCCTTCGATAAACCATAGCCCCGTCTGTAATAATCATTGCATCAGTTGCCGCCGCTACAATAGATGAAACGGCTAGTACAATAGCGAATGCTGCTATAGATAAAAAGCCAATGAACTGAAATTTTGAACCCGATGAAATCACGATCCTTGTGATCTCTGTACGAGCGACAGCGGCAGATATTCTGCTAGAGATGCTCTCGCTCCCCGCAAGACTGGCTGGCAATTTTGTGCTCAAATGTTGATACTGCTGCTTAAATTTTCTCAAATTTCATTTTCCATACGCGATAAAGTGCTTCTCGAACAATTCTTCCGCTCATTTTGCTTTGTCCCTCTCGTCTTTCAAGAAACAAGATTGGTACTTCTACGAGTTTAAAACCTTTCTCTAGAGTTCGGTACTTCAGTTCAATTTGAAAACTGTAACCATCAGACTTGATATTTTCTAATCCGATTACCTTGAGAGTCTCCGCTCTCCATACATTGAACCCGCCTGTCCAATCACTCAAGGGATAGCCCAAGATACATCTGGCATACATGCTGCCCGCTTTACTCAAAGCCTTTCGCGTCCAAACCCAGTTCTCAACACCTCCGCCTGCAATATACCGGGAGCCAACAGCTGCATCGCAATCTTGAGCTGCAAGTAACAAAAGCTTCAGATCTGCTGGTCTGTGCGAAAAGTCAGCGTCCATTTCTACCAAAAAACCATAGCCTCGCTGAATGCCCCATTCGAAGCCAGCAATATAAGCCCGCCCTAAACCTGACTTCTTTCCCCTTTTAAGCAAGAAAAGCCGGCCTTCTTTTTGTGCAAGCTCCTCAACCAAGTTCGCCGTGCCATCAGGCGAAGAATCATCTACAACAAGAACATTTACTTCGGGACAATACTCAAACACCTCTTGGACTAGAGGTATAATGTTATCCGCTTCGTTGTACGTTGGAATTATTACCAGCGATTTCAAAAAACGACCTCAACTCTCAGATGCTGCCATGACACGCGAATCGGTAATTCAGAAGTTCCAATATCTCGAAAAGTTCAATTGATGTCTACTCCTGTTCTAATGAACTACGTCCTTGAGGGATTGTTGCGGAACTACTGTGATACCAATCTCTTTTGGATAAAGCTCCCGCTTCAAAGCTTCTAGGTTTCCGATTGGCTTCCTTCTTGAAATCAGATGTTGACCACTTTTCGTTAGAAGGAACGAGGGATCCTGTCGTCTCTTGGCTACAAACTGATTCACTGCTGATTGGGCTCTTTCGGGATTTTTTTTGTAGAGTACTGGGTCAAATCCGCAGTTACTACAAATCAATGAGGCTCGCCAACGATAGTGCACGAAGAATTCGCAGACGATCAGCGAAAAAGCCCATATCGGAAACACTCGCGGATCGAACTCTTGCCAAACGATCATCATAAAGCTCAGGCTCCACACACCTGCTGCGATGATTTCTCTTGGCCCTAAATGGGATTTGCGAAACACGCGATGTCTAGAAGCGCAGCACGCACAGAAAACAGAATCTTGAATCGATCTAATAGCCATAACCTTTAATCTATAGAACCTTTGCAAAGTAAGAAGGTCCAGTAGGCCCTAGGCCTAGAAGTTTCAGACCTAAAGCGAGGCTTGGACTTTCTTGAAGTCACAAACAAAACCATTCGCTAAACTGGTATTAGCTTTCTAGCTAGACGCTGGTCGTTGAAAGAGAGGGGCCCTCGGGTGAATTGCAAAACTTCTACCAACACATTTTTTAACATTTCGAAGATCTTATTTGCGACTATTCTTATTTGTTCGATGGCCTCTATTGGATTGAGCAACGAGACAGATTCCGAAGGTCTTTCTTACGATTCCATCATCTCTCAACTTTCAACATCTAAGACCGAAGCCCCTGAAAGTTTAAACACCAACCCCTTAGATGAGGTTAAGTTTCATGCAGGTTTGGCACTTGCAAATACTTTCTCTCAGCTGAGTCTACCAAGTCGGCCTTCTGTAACATTACTCAAACGTGGGTTTCAGGTGACTGTGGGTATTGATCTCTTTAGCCCAGAGTGGGGTGCTGAGGGCGGCTTTCTTAACTATGGAGAAGATGTTGTTAACGGCAATTTTGCTTTGGCCTTAAGAGAGTTCGACCTTAAGTTCTTTTATAGAAGTGTTCATTCTGAGAAGTGGGGCTACCGCGCCGGCGCCGGCATTGCCGCACGCTACCTAAAGGCAAGCGGAGGCGGAGTCCCAACACAGGAGTACGAGATACCAGGATCTATCTTGTTTGGCGGCATTGAAGCGAGAATAAGCCCTATAGTCAGCATCGGACTTGAAATCGGCAGCCGAAATGCTCTTATAGATAACTCTCCAGAAAGCGGTACCTTCGACGCAATCCTTCGTGCCGATGCAAGATTTTAAGTGCGATTCGCCTAAAGCATGAAAATTTACGAAGAAATTAAAAAATACTTATTTTTCTGGATAAACTTTTATAAAAAACCAGTTGTAATCTACCAGACAATTCTCGATACAAGATCTAGCGAACATCCGTTTTCTAGCTCTGATTCGAGAGATCAAACTTTTCTAAAAGCTTTTTTAGTTTTAGTAGTCTTCTTTGCTGCAATAGCCGGCCTACTTGACTCGCTCTATACTGTGTTTGTAGTTACAATCACTACAGCCTTTGCCTTGTTCTTTCATAGTATTTTGGTTTACATTCTTTTGCGATTGGCCTGGGTGCGCCAGAGATTCAACATCTCCATCTGCCTCTATATATCGGGCTTATCAGTTGCACTACGTTTACCTACCGTTTTAATACCAAATTTTTGGCATATCCCTGCTGTGATAGGAATTGCACTCTTTGCTTTGGGAGCTTTTTGGGGTGCCACCTATTTGATAAAACTCAGCACACAAGCTTCACTATCATTTGCTTTGGTGCTTAGCCTTATCAATCTTTTGTTCTATATTTTCTCAAGCTTAATTTAGTCTGAATATCTCTGCGTTTTTTGTCGAATAAAAGCTGTTAGCTACTCTTGCCTTTTCAAATGTAAGCAGAATCTGCCTCGTGGTTTACAGTTCGAAAGTTTTATAGTGTGCCTGTGCTTCCAAATCCGCCGGCACCTCTCTGCGTTTCTGAAAGCTCTTTGATCTCAGAAAATTCTGCTTGAACGACCGGACACAAAACCAATTGTGCAATTCTCTCTTGATCTTCAATGATGACAACATCTTTTGAGAAGTTAACCAAAATGATCTTCACTTCGCCGCGATAATCCGCATCGATTGTTCCTGGAGCATTAACAAGGCCCAGGCCTTTTTTAAAAGCTAAACCACTTCTGGCACGGGCTTGCAACTCATAACCATGAGGTACCTCAAAACTCAATCCCGTTGGAGCCAACACCCTCTCGCCAGGTGCTAAACTAAGAGCTGTCTGAAGTTGAGCTCTCACGTCAAAGCCGCTCGCTCCACTCGTTTCGTACTTGGGCAAATCGCCTTTAAAATGAGCTAGTCTCTTTACATTTAAAGCGATTTTTGGGTGTCTTTGGGAAGCGTCTACTGAACCAACTCCGTCCGAAGCGCTAGGTACTTTTATTGAATCAGACAGAACTTGAGTTTCCATAACTTTTATCTCCTAGCAAATTCTTACTGCGTAAGAATTTTTATGTTTATGAGATCCATGTAGACGACAAAACGCTTGGCACTACAGTCGGAACGCCTTGATCAAAATGGAATCAAAACTTCACAGGGTTACCGCCAACAACAAATTTGGCCGCTCCGAAGGGCTTTATCCACTGATCGATGTAGTCGCGCATAGAATCTACTGTTACGTTCATCACCTGATCTATCACAGATTCGACGGAGCGGTACTCTTGAAACACCATTTCATTTACGGCAAGGCTCGACATGCGGTTCTCGATGTCGTCAGCACCTAGCAGCAAGCTTCCTCGCACTTGAGTTTTAAAAAGATTCACTTCCTCAGCCGTTACTCCGCGCTCGACCAAAGACTTCAGCTCGTCGGTTAAACCGTCGACGACCTTTTGTGATTCGCCCACCTCTGTGCCGGCATAGAGCGTGCACAATCCATGATCCGTCAAAGTCATAAGTTGACTGTAAACTATGTAAACAAGCCCCTGCTCTTCGCGAATTTTCTGATAAAGACGTGAAGTCATCCCGCCGCCCAACAGACTATTAAAAATGAACGCTTCAAACCTTGTTTTGTCTTTGAAACTGCTGCTAGGGGTTGCCATAACAATGTGGCACTGCTCGTACTTCGGAGAGTTTAACTGCTCCTCGAGAAAGTCTATTTGAGAAATTTCAAAGGGACTCACTCTACTTTGCCCGACAACTACCGCCCGGGAATTGGATGAACTCTCTGGGCCGGAACCCCAACTCTGCGTTAATTCTGATATCCATTGTACGATTTCTTCGTGATCTAAACTGCCCGCCCCAGAAACTATTATGTTACGTGGATGATAATGCTCGTTATAGTACTCGCGCAAAGTATCTAGGCTACAATTCTTGATCGAATCTTCAGTCCCCAAGATGGGCCATCCTAAAGACGTGTTTCGATAGAGTTTTCTAAAAAATTCATCAAAACACCACTCTTCGGCGCTATCGACCGTCATGGAAATTTCTTGTAGTACAACGCCCTTTTCTCTCTCGAACTCTACAGGATCAAGCTTCGGATTGAGAACCAAATCAATGAGTACATCTAAACAAACTTTCCAGTCTTCCGAAAGGGTCGTTCCGTGGAAACATGTATATTCACGAGTCGTATAGGCATTGAGTTCACCGCCAAGCGACTCGAGTGCCCGCGCTATTTCAAAAGCACTCCTTTTTTCAGTGCCTTTGAAAACCATATGTTCAATGAGATGACTTAGACCTTTTTGGTGAGGCTTTTCCGAGCGCGCACCAACTTCAACCCAAACTCCAAAGCTAGAGGCTCTCGATTGGCTGTGTGATTCAGTAACGACGCGTATACCATTTGGCAGTACAGTCTTTTTAAAGACGACATCATCGTTACCGGCTATTTGGTGATTCATTAAGCTTCTAAAATCGCTTTTCTAGAGAGTTTAATTCGGCCCGTGCGATCGATATCTAATACTTTAACAGAAATGGTGTCTCCCTCGTTAAGAACGTCTGTCACCGATCTCAATCTCTCATGGGCAATTTCAGAAATGTGCAATAGACCCTCAGTGCTCGGTAAAATTTCTACGAATGCGCCAAAGTCCATAATTCGCTTCACTTTTCCTTCGTAGACTTTACCTACTTCAGCTTCTGCACAAATATTCTCAATCATTTGAATTGCCGCTTTTGCGGCCTGTGGGTCAGACGAGAAGATCTTTATAAAACCGTTGTCTTCAATGTCAATCTTCACACCTGTAGTAGCGATGATCTCTCTAATCACCTTACCGCCGGCACCAATAACTTCTCGAACTTTCTCTGGCTTAATCTTGATGGTTTCCATTCGAGGAGCAAAAGGAGAAAGCTCTCCACGGGTTGCTTTAATAACCTTTTCCATTTCAGTCAAAATATGTAGTCGACCCGCGTGAGCCTGTTTTAGAGCCTTCTCCATAATATCGAACGTCACACTGTCAATTTTTATGTCCATCTGAAGGGCAGTGATTCCTTCGTGAGTTCCCGCGACTTTGAAATCCATATCGCCTAAGTGATCTTCATCACCTAAAATATCAGATAACACGGCAACATCGCTTCCTTCTTTAATAAGGCCCATCGCGATACCCGCCACATTTCCGGTGATCGGGACACCCGCGTCTAGCAACGCCAGAGTGCCGGAGCAAATAGTGCCCATCGAACTTGAACCGTTGCATTCTAAAACTTCAGAGACCACGCGAATTGTATAAGGAAACTTTTCTGCTTCCGGAAGCACCGCTTGAAGAGCGCGCTCAGCTAAATAACCGTGCCCAATCTCTCGGCGACTCTGGCCTCCCATCCTACCTGTCTCACCAACACTGTACGGAGGAAAGTTATAGTGAAGTAGAAAACGCTTATTTATAGTGCCATGAAGAGCATCAACCATTTGCTCATCGTCGCCAGTACCTAAAGTCACGGTGCCTAAAACTTGTGTTTCACCGCGAGTGAAAAGCCCAGAACCGTGGGCCCGTGGAAGCAAACCGACTTCGCACGAAATTGGCCGAATTTGAGTCAAGTTGCGGCCATCTATGCGAGATTTATCGCTTAAGATCATACTTCGCGACTCTTGATACTTAATATCTCCTAGCACAGTCGAAATGGCTTTCTTTACGGGAGGAACCTCCCACTCATTTAAACCAACAAGAAATTTTTCTTCCAAGCTTGATTTAATTGCATCGAACGCAGCATAGCGCTCTTGTTTTTTCTGAATGGTAAGGGCGTCTTTAACCCGGCTCCCCACTTCTTGGAGGATTTTTGATTCCATATCTTTGTCAACAGCGGCCGGTTTAAACTTTCTCTTTTCAACACTGCCTGCGAGCTTTCTTAGTTCATCCTGGGCATCGAAAAGCGGCGCAAGGGACGCGTGACCGAATTTAAGAGCTGCCAAGACATCTTCTTCTGGCGCAAACTTCGCTTCACCTTCAACCATTAATATTCCGTTTCGAGTTCCTGCCAAAACAATTTCTAGATCAGCAGTTTCCTTTTGAACCGGAGTCAGATTGGCAATGAATTCGCCATTCACTCGGCCAACACGAACTGACGCCGTCGGCCCCTCAAAAGGGATGTCACTCACGTGAAGCGCTGCCGATGCAGCGACTGACGCCAAAATATCAATGGGAAAGAGTCCATCAGAACTCATTACCGTTAGAACAATTTGGGTTTCGTTTCGGTATCCTTCAGGAAATTTTGGTCTAATCGGTCTATCAATAAGCCGGGCTGATAAAGTCGCCATCTCTGTGGGACGACCCTCTCTTTTGAAATAGCCGCCTGGGATTTTTCCGGTGGAGTAAAACTTTTCTTGAAATTCTACTGTGAGGGGAAAGAAATCAAGAGTGGATTCTCTCTTTGATGAAACAACGGTTGCTAGTACCATGTTGCTTCCACATGTTGCCAAGACGGCGCCATCAGCTTGCTTCGCTAGCCGACCCGTCTCAAGAACGATTTCGTTGCTACCAACTTTGCAACTCGCCGTTACCTTCATTAATGATTCTCCTTTACTTTCGGACCGATCTGAAAATTCCTAAAATTGCAACGCACGCAAGGATCGCTACAGGGTCTTTCGTATTCTGAAAATCCCTTCACTTTTAAGTCATGCTTCTCTCGAAGCTACCTTATTTACGGATTCCTAGGCTTTCGATGACACTTTTATAGCGACTTGGTTCACGAGCTTTTAGGT is a window of Bdellovibrionales bacterium CG10_big_fil_rev_8_21_14_0_10_45_34 DNA encoding:
- a CDS encoding GTP pyrophosphokinase, which codes for MNELTSETFQEKLTDVNTLEDLLERVLTYHPNAPVEKIKLAYELSEKAHTGQFRRSGEPYIFHPLAVAGILADLKLDASSVITGILHDTVEDTHVTLDEIKEKFGEDVAHLVDGVTKISRMSFRNSHEKQGENIRKMIVAMGKDVRVVLVKLADRLHNMRTLNHMPPGKQTIIAQETLDIYAPLANRLGINEWKIELEDLSLRYLKPDIYYDLAQKVIRKKKEREKYIDKVKGILIQQMQKAKIKCDIQGRPKHLYSIYKKMAAKNLVYEQVYDVLAFRILVESLAQCYEALGIVHSLYKPVPGRFKDFIAMAKPNNYQSLHTTIIGPDAERIEIQIRTYGMHLVAERGIAAHWKYKEGYKADDSTEKAFSWLRDLVSSHQQVNDATEFLETLKGDLFDAETYVFTPKGEVKVLPDGATPIDFAYSIHTDVGHRVVGAKVDGRMVPLRYKLRNGETIEIITGPKQSPSKDWLNFCVTSRAQSKIRAFIRSNERDRAEILGKDLFDKELRRFHFAPNKFYKETDFSKFFKNQGIRTIEDMFVHIGYGKLLPGKALELIVPNLRQDSSEPKDEKTTFLGKVIKSAIQRSEKSRSAILVDGMNDMLVRYAKCCSPIPGDPIVGFISRGRGVTIHRTNCPKAFELDTERRIDVKWSTRSDNIRTSRLRVVSLDTPGLLQSMSECFTQNGININNAQIRTNKDHKAISLFDVSVKDISQMTKVIADLQKIRGVLSVDRI
- a CDS encoding dolichyl-phosphate beta-D-mannosyltransferase yields the protein MKSLVIIPTYNEADNIIPLVQEVFEYCPEVNVLVVDDSSPDGTANLVEELAQKEGRLFLLKRGKKSGLGRAYIAGFEWGIQRGYGFLVEMDADFSHRPADLKLLLLAAQDCDAAVGSRYIAGGGVENWVWTRKALSKAGSMYARCILGYPLSDWTGGFNVWRAETLKVIGLENIKSDGYSFQIELKYRTLEKGFKLVEVPILFLERREGQSKMSGRIVREALYRVWKMKFEKI
- a CDS encoding dUTP diphosphatase, translating into METQVLSDSIKVPSASDGVGSVDASQRHPKIALNVKRLAHFKGDLPKYETSGASGFDVRAQLQTALSLAPGERVLAPTGLSFEVPHGYELQARARSGLAFKKGLGLVNAPGTIDADYRGEVKIILVNFSKDVVIIEDQERIAQLVLCPVVQAEFSEIKELSETQRGAGGFGSTGTL
- a CDS encoding insulinase family protein, which gives rise to MNHQIAGNDDVVFKKTVLPNGIRVVTESHSQSRASSFGVWVEVGARSEKPHQKGLSHLIEHMVFKGTEKRSAFEIARALESLGGELNAYTTREYTCFHGTTLSEDWKVCLDVLIDLVLNPKLDPVEFEREKGVVLQEISMTVDSAEEWCFDEFFRKLYRNTSLGWPILGTEDSIKNCSLDTLREYYNEHYHPRNIIVSGAGSLDHEEIVQWISELTQSWGSGPESSSNSRAVVVGQSRVSPFEISQIDFLEEQLNSPKYEQCHIVMATPSSSFKDKTRFEAFIFNSLLGGGMTSRLYQKIREEQGLVYIVYSQLMTLTDHGLCTLYAGTEVGESQKVVDGLTDELKSLVERGVTAEEVNLFKTQVRGSLLLGADDIENRMSSLAVNEMVFQEYRSVESVIDQVMNVTVDSMRDYIDQWIKPFGAAKFVVGGNPVKF
- the pnp gene encoding polyribonucleotide nucleotidyltransferase; amino-acid sequence: MKVTASCKVGSNEIVLETGRLAKQADGAVLATCGSNMVLATVVSSKRESTLDFFPLTVEFQEKFYSTGKIPGGYFKREGRPTEMATLSARLIDRPIRPKFPEGYRNETQIVLTVMSSDGLFPIDILASVAASAALHVSDIPFEGPTASVRVGRVNGEFIANLTPVQKETADLEIVLAGTRNGILMVEGEAKFAPEEDVLAALKFGHASLAPLFDAQDELRKLAGSVEKRKFKPAAVDKDMESKILQEVGSRVKDALTIQKKQERYAAFDAIKSSLEEKFLVGLNEWEVPPVKKAISTVLGDIKYQESRSMILSDKSRIDGRNLTQIRPISCEVGLLPRAHGSGLFTRGETQVLGTVTLGTGDDEQMVDALHGTINKRFLLHYNFPPYSVGETGRMGGQSRREIGHGYLAERALQAVLPEAEKFPYTIRVVSEVLECNGSSSMGTICSGTLALLDAGVPITGNVAGIAMGLIKEGSDVAVLSDILGDEDHLGDMDFKVAGTHEGITALQMDIKIDSVTFDIMEKALKQAHAGRLHILTEMEKVIKATRGELSPFAPRMETIKIKPEKVREVIGAGGKVIREIIATTGVKIDIEDNGFIKIFSSDPQAAKAAIQMIENICAEAEVGKVYEGKVKRIMDFGAFVEILPSTEGLLHISEIAHERLRSVTDVLNEGDTISVKVLDIDRTGRIKLSRKAILEA